In Ailuropoda melanoleuca isolate Jingjing chromosome 7, ASM200744v2, whole genome shotgun sequence, one genomic interval encodes:
- the TSC22D1 gene encoding TSC22 domain family protein 1 isoform X3 codes for MHQPPESTAAAAASAAAADISARKMAHPAMFPRRGSGSGSASALNAAGTGVGSSATSSEDFPPPSLLQLPPPAASSTSGPQPPPPQSLNLLSQAQLQAQPLAPGGTQMKKKSGFQITSVTPAQISASISSNNSIAEDTESYDDLDESHTEDLSSSEILDVSLSRATDLGEPERSSSEETLNNFQEAETPGAVSPNQPHLPQPHLPHLPQQSVVINGNAHPHHLHHHHHIHHGHHLHHGHHHPSHAGVASTSIPGGPPSSPVSRKLSATGSSDSVIPAAPTSAVSSGGSPSSVMTNIRAPSTTGSIGISSVTGTNNVNITAVGSFNPSVTSSMLSNANINASNIPSAASVSVGPGVSSGVNVNNGTISSAAVVNSAPSAAAGMTVGSVSSQQQQPTVNTSRFRVVKLDSSSEPFKKGRWTCTEFYEKENAVPAAEGVAINKVVETVKQNPVEVTSERESTSGSSVSSSVSTLSHYTESVGSGEMGAPTVVVQQQPALQGMALQQMDFSSSGPQSISQSQITQVQLQSQELSYPQKQGLQPVPLQATLSAATGIQPSPVSVVGVTSALGQQPSISSLAQPQLPYSQTAPPVQAPLPGAPPQQLQYGQQQPAVSTQMVPSHGKPVTQNPASEYVQQQPILQAAVSSGQPSAAGVGAGTAVIPTAQPQSIQLPVQPAAIQAQPAGASGQPVGQAQTAVSVVPPGSQIANIGQQANIPIAVQQPSTQVTPSVVQQGAPPSSQIVPPAQTAIIHQGVQTSASSLPQQLVLAPQSTLLTVPPQPQGVESVAQVSQQLPAVSPLPSASSISVTNQVSSTGPSGMPSAPTNLVPPQNIAQTPATQNGNLVPSVSQPPLIATNINLPLAQQIPLSSQFSAQSLAQAIGSQIEDARRPAEPSLVGLPQTISGDSGGMSAVSDGSSSSLAASASLFPLKVLPLTTPLVDGEDESASLLPEVQGVILEPQIQPRPRRAFDARGPLSPLNPWRQNIQLLERVGKDNKQISFNW; via the coding sequence ATGCACCAGCCGCCTGAGTCCACCGCCGCCGCGGCCGCCAGCGCGGCCGCTGCAGACATTAGTGCTAGGAAGATGGCGCACCCGGCAATGTTCCCTAGAAGGGGCAGCGGTAGTGGCAGCGCCTCTGCTCTCAATGCAGCAGGTACCGGCGTTGGTAGTAGTGCCACATCTTCCGAGGATTTTCCGCCTCCGTCGCTGCTCCAGCTGCCACCTCCTGCAGCATCTTCTACGTCGGGACCACAGCCTCCGCCTCCACAAAGCCTGAACCTCCTTTCGCAGGCTCAGCTGCAGGCACAGCCTCTTGCGCCAGGCGGaactcaaatgaaaaagaaaagtggctTCCAGATAACTAGCGTTACCCCGGCTCAGATCTCCGCCAGCATCAGCTCTAACAACAGTATAGCAGAGGACACTGAGAGCTATGATGATCTGGATGAATCTCACACGGAAGATCTGTCTTCTTCCGAGATCCTTGATGTGTCACTTTCCAGGGCTACGGACTTGGGGGAGCCTGAACGCAGCTCCTCAGAAGAGACTCTAAATAACTTCCAGGAAGCTGAGACACCTGGGGCAGTCTCCCCCAACCAGCCCCACCTTCCGCAGCCTCATTTGCCTCACCTTCCCCAACAGAGTGTTGTGATCAATGGGAATGCTCATCCAcaccacctccatcaccaccatcacatTCATCATGGGCACCACCTACACCATGGGCACCACCATCCATCCCATGCTGGTGTGGCCAGTACATCCATTCCCGGAGGGCCACCCTCAAGTCCGGTATCCAGAAAACTCTCTGCCACTGGAAGCTCTGACAGTGTTATACCAGCTGCACCAACTTCTGCTGTCTCATCGGGTGGCTCACCTTCATCTGTAATGACTAATATCCGTGCTCCAAGTACTACCGGCAGTATAGGTATAAGTTCTGTTACTGGCACGAATAATGTTAACATTACTGCTGTGGGTAGTTTTAATCCTAGTGTGACAAGCAGCATGCTTAGTAATGCTAATATAAATGCAAGCAATATTCCTAGTGCTGCTAGTGTGAGTGTCGGGCCTGGAGTTAGCAGCGGTGTTAATGTGAATAATGGTACTATTTCTTCCGCCGCTGTTGTTAACAGTGCCCCCAGTGCAGCTGCAGGGATGACCGTGGGATCAGTTTCAAGTCAGCAGCAACAACCAACAGTTAACACGTCAAGGTTCAGAGTTGTGAAGTTAGATTCTAGTTCTGAGCCCTTTAAAAAAGGTAGATGGACTTGCACCGAGTtctatgagaaagaaaatgccGTGCCTGCTGCAGAAGGTGTGGCAATAAATAAAGTGGTggaaactgtaaaacaaaacCCAGTAGAAGTGACTTCTGAGAGGGAGAGCACTAGTGGGAGTTCAGTGAGCAGTAGTGTCAGCACACTGAGTCACTACACGGAGAGTGTGGGCAGTGGAGAGATGGGAGCCCCCACTGTGGTGGTGCAGCAGCAGCCAGCGCTTCAAGGTATGGCTCTTCAACAGATGGATTTCAGTAGCTCTGGCCCTCAGAGTATTTCTCAGTCACAGATAACGCAAGTACAATTACAGTCTCAAGAACTGAGCTATCCTCAAAAGCAAGGTCTTCAGCCAGTACCTCTGCAAGCCACTCTCAGTGCTGCAACTGGTATCCAGCCATCACCTGTTAGTGTGGTTGGTGTAACTTCAGCTTTAGGTCAGCAGCCTTCCATTTCCAGTTTGGCTCAACCCCAATTGCCATATTCTCAGACGGCTCCTCCAGTGCAAGCTCCCCTTCCAGGGGCACCACCCCAACAGTTACAGTATGGACAGCAGCAACCGGCTGTTTCTACACAGATGGTCCCAAGCCACGGTAAACCAGTGACTCAGAATCCTGCTTCAGAGTACGTACAGCAGCAGCCGATTCTTCAGGCAGCGGTGTCCTCTGGACAGCCCAGTGCTGCGGGAGTGGGAGCAGGAACAGCGGTGATTCCTACGGCTCAGCCACAGAGTATCCAGCTGCCAGTGCAGCCCGCAGCAATCCAAGCACAACCTGCAGGGGCCTCTGGCCAGCCTGTTGGCCAGGCTCAGACGGCAGTATCGGTTGTACCTCCTGGCAGTCAGATTGCAAATATTGGTCAACAAGCAAACATACCTATTGCAGTGCAGCAGCCCTCTACCCAAGTCACACCTTCAGTTGTCCAGCAAGGTGCTCCTCCATCGTCACAGATAGTCCCACCTGCTCAGACTGCGATTATTCATCAGGGAGTTCAAACTAGTGCTTCAAGCCTTCCTCAGCAATTGGTCCTTGCACCCCAAAGTACCTTGTTAACTGTGCCTCCCCAGCCACAAGGAGTAGAATCAGTAGCTCAAGTTTCGCAGCAGTTGCCTGCAGTTAGTCCTTTGCCCTCTGCTAGTAGTATTTCTGTTACAAATCAGGTTAGTTCAACCGGTCCTTCTGGAATGCCTTCTGCCCCCACAAACTTGGTTCCACCACAGAATATAGCACAAACCCCTGCCACTCAAAATGGTAATTTGGTTCCGAGTGTTAGTCAACCTCCCTTGATAGCAACTAATATAAATCTGCCTTTGGCACAACAGATCCCACTAAGTTCTCAGTTCTCTGCACAATCATTAGCTCAGGCAATTGGAAGCCAAATTGAAGATGCCAGGCGCCCAGCGGAACCCTCCTTAGTTGGCTTACCTCAGACTATCAGTGGTGACAGTGGGGGAATGTCAGCAGTTTCAGATGGGAGTAGCAGCAGCCTAGCAgcctctgcttctcttttcccgTTGAAGGTGCTACCGCTGACGACACCCCTGGTGGATGGCGAGGATGAGAG
- the TSC22D1 gene encoding TSC22 domain family protein 1 isoform X4: MHQPPESTAAAAASAAAADISARKMAHPAMFPRRGSGSGSASALNAAGTGVGSSATSSEDFPPPSLLQLPPPAASSTSGPQPPPPQSLNLLSQAQLQAQPLAPGGTQMKKKSGFQITSVTPAQISASISSNNSIAEDTESYDDLDESHTEDLSSSEILDVSLSRATDLGEPERSSSEETLNNFQEAETPGAVSPNQPHLPQPHLPHLPQQSVVINGNAHPHHLHHHHHIHHGHHLHHGHHHPSHAGVASTSIPGGPPSSPVSRKLSATGSSDSVIPAAPTSAVSSGGSPSSVMTNIRAPSTTGSIGISSVTGTNNVNITAVGSFNPSVTSSMLSNANINASNIPSAASVSVGPGVSSGVNVNNGTISSAAVVNSAPSAAAGMTVGSVSSQQQQPTVNTSRFRVVKLDSSSEPFKKGRWTCTEFYEKENAVPAAEGVAINKVVETVKQNPVEVTSERESTSGSSVSSSVSTLSHYTESVGSGEMGAPTVVVQQQPALQGMALQQMDFSSSGPQSISQSQITQVQLQSQELSYPQKQGLQPVPLQATLSAATGIQPSPVSVVGVTSALGQQPSISSLAQPQLPYSQTAPPVQAPLPGAPPQQLQYGQQQPAVSTQMVPSHGKPVTQNPASEYVQQQPILQAAVSSGQPSAAGVGAGTAVIPTAQPQSIQLPVQPAAIQAQPAGASGQPVGQAQTAVSVVPPGSQIANIGQQANIPIAVQQPSTQVTPSVVQQGAPPSSQIVPPAQTAIIHQGVQTSASSLPQQLVLAPQSTLLTVPPQPQGVESVAQVSQQLPAVSPLPSASSISVTNQVSSTGPSGMPSAPTNLVPPQNIAQTPATQNGNLVPSVSQPPLIATNINLPLAQQIPLSSQFSAQSLAQAIGSQIEDARRPAEPSLVGLPQTISGDSGGMSAVSDGSSSSLAASASLFPLKVLPLTTPLVDGEDESASLLPEVQGVILEPQIQPRPRRAFDARGPLSPLNPWRQNIQLLERVGKDNKQVS, encoded by the coding sequence ATGCACCAGCCGCCTGAGTCCACCGCCGCCGCGGCCGCCAGCGCGGCCGCTGCAGACATTAGTGCTAGGAAGATGGCGCACCCGGCAATGTTCCCTAGAAGGGGCAGCGGTAGTGGCAGCGCCTCTGCTCTCAATGCAGCAGGTACCGGCGTTGGTAGTAGTGCCACATCTTCCGAGGATTTTCCGCCTCCGTCGCTGCTCCAGCTGCCACCTCCTGCAGCATCTTCTACGTCGGGACCACAGCCTCCGCCTCCACAAAGCCTGAACCTCCTTTCGCAGGCTCAGCTGCAGGCACAGCCTCTTGCGCCAGGCGGaactcaaatgaaaaagaaaagtggctTCCAGATAACTAGCGTTACCCCGGCTCAGATCTCCGCCAGCATCAGCTCTAACAACAGTATAGCAGAGGACACTGAGAGCTATGATGATCTGGATGAATCTCACACGGAAGATCTGTCTTCTTCCGAGATCCTTGATGTGTCACTTTCCAGGGCTACGGACTTGGGGGAGCCTGAACGCAGCTCCTCAGAAGAGACTCTAAATAACTTCCAGGAAGCTGAGACACCTGGGGCAGTCTCCCCCAACCAGCCCCACCTTCCGCAGCCTCATTTGCCTCACCTTCCCCAACAGAGTGTTGTGATCAATGGGAATGCTCATCCAcaccacctccatcaccaccatcacatTCATCATGGGCACCACCTACACCATGGGCACCACCATCCATCCCATGCTGGTGTGGCCAGTACATCCATTCCCGGAGGGCCACCCTCAAGTCCGGTATCCAGAAAACTCTCTGCCACTGGAAGCTCTGACAGTGTTATACCAGCTGCACCAACTTCTGCTGTCTCATCGGGTGGCTCACCTTCATCTGTAATGACTAATATCCGTGCTCCAAGTACTACCGGCAGTATAGGTATAAGTTCTGTTACTGGCACGAATAATGTTAACATTACTGCTGTGGGTAGTTTTAATCCTAGTGTGACAAGCAGCATGCTTAGTAATGCTAATATAAATGCAAGCAATATTCCTAGTGCTGCTAGTGTGAGTGTCGGGCCTGGAGTTAGCAGCGGTGTTAATGTGAATAATGGTACTATTTCTTCCGCCGCTGTTGTTAACAGTGCCCCCAGTGCAGCTGCAGGGATGACCGTGGGATCAGTTTCAAGTCAGCAGCAACAACCAACAGTTAACACGTCAAGGTTCAGAGTTGTGAAGTTAGATTCTAGTTCTGAGCCCTTTAAAAAAGGTAGATGGACTTGCACCGAGTtctatgagaaagaaaatgccGTGCCTGCTGCAGAAGGTGTGGCAATAAATAAAGTGGTggaaactgtaaaacaaaacCCAGTAGAAGTGACTTCTGAGAGGGAGAGCACTAGTGGGAGTTCAGTGAGCAGTAGTGTCAGCACACTGAGTCACTACACGGAGAGTGTGGGCAGTGGAGAGATGGGAGCCCCCACTGTGGTGGTGCAGCAGCAGCCAGCGCTTCAAGGTATGGCTCTTCAACAGATGGATTTCAGTAGCTCTGGCCCTCAGAGTATTTCTCAGTCACAGATAACGCAAGTACAATTACAGTCTCAAGAACTGAGCTATCCTCAAAAGCAAGGTCTTCAGCCAGTACCTCTGCAAGCCACTCTCAGTGCTGCAACTGGTATCCAGCCATCACCTGTTAGTGTGGTTGGTGTAACTTCAGCTTTAGGTCAGCAGCCTTCCATTTCCAGTTTGGCTCAACCCCAATTGCCATATTCTCAGACGGCTCCTCCAGTGCAAGCTCCCCTTCCAGGGGCACCACCCCAACAGTTACAGTATGGACAGCAGCAACCGGCTGTTTCTACACAGATGGTCCCAAGCCACGGTAAACCAGTGACTCAGAATCCTGCTTCAGAGTACGTACAGCAGCAGCCGATTCTTCAGGCAGCGGTGTCCTCTGGACAGCCCAGTGCTGCGGGAGTGGGAGCAGGAACAGCGGTGATTCCTACGGCTCAGCCACAGAGTATCCAGCTGCCAGTGCAGCCCGCAGCAATCCAAGCACAACCTGCAGGGGCCTCTGGCCAGCCTGTTGGCCAGGCTCAGACGGCAGTATCGGTTGTACCTCCTGGCAGTCAGATTGCAAATATTGGTCAACAAGCAAACATACCTATTGCAGTGCAGCAGCCCTCTACCCAAGTCACACCTTCAGTTGTCCAGCAAGGTGCTCCTCCATCGTCACAGATAGTCCCACCTGCTCAGACTGCGATTATTCATCAGGGAGTTCAAACTAGTGCTTCAAGCCTTCCTCAGCAATTGGTCCTTGCACCCCAAAGTACCTTGTTAACTGTGCCTCCCCAGCCACAAGGAGTAGAATCAGTAGCTCAAGTTTCGCAGCAGTTGCCTGCAGTTAGTCCTTTGCCCTCTGCTAGTAGTATTTCTGTTACAAATCAGGTTAGTTCAACCGGTCCTTCTGGAATGCCTTCTGCCCCCACAAACTTGGTTCCACCACAGAATATAGCACAAACCCCTGCCACTCAAAATGGTAATTTGGTTCCGAGTGTTAGTCAACCTCCCTTGATAGCAACTAATATAAATCTGCCTTTGGCACAACAGATCCCACTAAGTTCTCAGTTCTCTGCACAATCATTAGCTCAGGCAATTGGAAGCCAAATTGAAGATGCCAGGCGCCCAGCGGAACCCTCCTTAGTTGGCTTACCTCAGACTATCAGTGGTGACAGTGGGGGAATGTCAGCAGTTTCAGATGGGAGTAGCAGCAGCCTAGCAgcctctgcttctcttttcccgTTGAAGGTGCTACCGCTGACGACACCCCTGGTGGATGGCGAGGATGAGAG